From the genome of Deltaproteobacteria bacterium, one region includes:
- the pabB gene encoding aminodeoxychorismate synthase component I codes for MSPPPFTVDIPYSDAANDFAPCAGTSGSFFLDSSLIHHKQGRFSFWGFNPQTQFESSGGFITREGHTTITSPVSALQEWYQEKILNLPFDPYFPFCGGLVGFLGYEWGASLENIDTASGKEYLSLPDSWFGFYDTVVGYDHLEKTAWIASLESQEKAERLAEQIIRNRKIKEDISENCHPCEGRDPLDSRSLPTTYRDKLRGNDSKSVENYLHAVEKVLNYLKAGDCYQVNLSQRFMASVSLSPWEQYLKLRNASPAPYAAYINTGLFQILSSSPECFLHAKEDGTLLTRPIKGTRKRGATPDEDRRLRTELEESHKDKAELLMITDLERNDFGKICKPGTVEVPQLRAVESFAQVHHLLSTITGKKREDLNIIDCLAACSPGGSITGAPKIRSMQIIEELEPVKRGIYTGSIGYIGPANTAHFNIAIRTLILKDATAYFHAGGGIVIDSDPLQEYEETLAKAGGILQSLS; via the coding sequence TGACGCGGCAAATGATTTCGCTCCTTGTGCAGGAACCTCCGGCAGTTTTTTTCTCGATTCTTCACTGATTCACCACAAGCAAGGGCGATTTTCTTTTTGGGGTTTCAACCCGCAAACACAGTTTGAATCCAGCGGAGGGTTTATCACGCGGGAAGGGCATACCACTATTACCTCTCCCGTCAGCGCGCTTCAGGAGTGGTATCAGGAAAAAATTTTAAATCTTCCGTTTGATCCCTACTTTCCGTTTTGCGGCGGACTCGTTGGTTTTCTGGGTTATGAATGGGGAGCCTCTCTTGAAAATATCGATACCGCCTCCGGCAAAGAATATCTTTCGCTTCCCGATAGTTGGTTTGGATTTTACGACACGGTGGTAGGTTACGATCATCTGGAGAAAACGGCGTGGATTGCATCATTGGAGTCACAAGAAAAAGCGGAAAGATTGGCAGAACAAATTATTCGCAATCGGAAAATAAAAGAGGACATATCCGAAAATTGTCATCCCTGCGAAGGCAGGGATCCACTGGATTCCCGCTCCCTGCCTACTACCTACAGGGACAAGCTCCGCGGTAATGACAGCAAGAGTGTAGAAAATTATTTGCACGCGGTGGAAAAGGTGTTGAATTATTTGAAAGCCGGAGATTGTTATCAGGTCAATCTCTCCCAGCGCTTTATGGCTTCGGTTAGTCTCTCACCGTGGGAGCAATATTTAAAATTAAGGAACGCCTCGCCGGCACCTTATGCCGCCTACATCAACACGGGTCTCTTCCAGATTCTCTCTTCTTCTCCCGAATGTTTTCTGCACGCCAAAGAAGATGGAACTCTTCTTACGCGCCCAATCAAAGGCACCAGAAAACGCGGTGCAACGCCCGACGAAGACCGCCGACTCCGCACAGAACTGGAAGAGAGTCACAAAGATAAAGCGGAACTGCTGATGATTACTGATCTGGAACGAAACGATTTCGGAAAAATTTGCAAACCGGGAACGGTGGAGGTGCCGCAACTTCGCGCTGTGGAAAGTTTTGCGCAAGTGCATCATCTTTTATCCACGATCACCGGAAAAAAACGGGAAGATTTGAATATTATTGATTGCCTCGCCGCTTGTTCGCCCGGAGGTTCCATCACGGGCGCACCAAAAATTCGCTCGATGCAAATTATTGAAGAACTGGAACCCGTGAAGCGGGGAATCTATACCGGATCGATCGGATATATTGGTCCTGCAAACACGGCCCACTTCAACATCGCGATACGCACGCTCATTCTGAAAGATGCCACCGCCTACTTTCACGCAGGCGGTGGCATTGTTATCGATTCTGATCCCCTGCAGGAATATGAAGAGACCCTCGCCAAAGCAGGCGGTATCCTTCAATCTCTATCATAG